The Pogona vitticeps strain Pit_001003342236 chromosome 7, PviZW2.1, whole genome shotgun sequence genome segment CCTTCCTGCCTTCTTCTGGGCAGAGCGGATCTTCCCGCCCGCTGGCGGGGGGGGTGTTGTGCGCATTGAGGCTTGTGTGCGACGAGGAGCCCAAGCCCCGGGGGCCTCAGACCTGGCAGATGTTGAAGCTGGCCCCATCGGGCAAAACCTCTCCGATTACTTCCACCACGTGGTTCTTGGAGCAGGAGGCCGGCTTCCCCGAGTGGTTCTTGGGTTCCtgtggggaaaaggaaggaaggagaagccaCGGTGTGAGAGAGCCATGAGAGCGAGCTTTGGGGGGAGACCAGCCTGGGAAGTGACTCTTAACTCTCTTGAACTCTCTCTGTCTTGAgagcccccctcctcctctttcccctgaGGCCCAGGAGCGGGGAATTCTGAGCTCCTCCCCAAACAACCAACGCGCCAGGACAGCAGGAGACGGGACCAGGCTGAGgccaccatggggggggggggacacaggcaCTGTTGCGCCGCGCCAGGCCTCTGTCCCTACCTTGGGTGGTTTGGGAGCAAAATCCTTCCGGCAGATGTGTGCGATGATCCCGGCCGCCAGCGCATCCCCCAGAACGTTGGTCATTGTGCGCAGACGATCCCTAGAGAAGATGAGAAGGAAGGGGAACCCATCAGCAGGGGCTCCAAGTGGCCCCGAATGCTGGGGAGACCCTAAGGCATGTCCTGTTTTCATTCTGCAACTCGAAACCCCATCGCCTGGCCAAGGCTGCTGTTGGGGGAGCCCATCAGTGTGGAGGGGGAGGACCCACAGGTGCATGAGTCAGGAACTGGTGCTGATCCAAGGGCTGCAGGCAAGATCGGCAAGCGAGGCTTGTATAGCTTTGGGCCACGTTCTCAGACCATTGGTCACCTCTGACGAAAAGCTCCCAACCAGTGAAGCCCCTAATGCCTCTGGATGAGTTAAGAGGGGAAACCCAGGAACCCCCGACATCTTCTTGGCCCCcttgacccacccacccccgaggCTTGGCCGCGAGCCAGGTGGGAAAGGGAAGGGCACAGCACTCACAGGGCCCAGTCGATGGCGATGATCAGCGTGATGTCCTCTGTGGGGAGGCCGACGGAGGTTAACACGATCACCATCGTGACGAGGCCGGACTGGGGGATCCCGGCCGCCCCGATGCTGGCTGCAGTGGCTGTAATGCtggtggggaaggggagagacCGGAGCGCCGTTGCTGGAGGGGACGGGCACCTTCCCCCAAGATCACAGCGGCCACAGGGGTGAAAGCCAGCGCCCAGCCTCAAACCCAACATTTCAGCACCCCCTCgtcatttctatttttttaaagcaggcagCTCATCGTAGCAACCCAACCAGTGGCTACCCTTCTTCCCAATTTACAGATCTCCCTCCGAAACCATTGTTTCACTAATTTGGTGATTTTCTCAAGCGTTCACACGTTATCTCCCACCCACCACTCAAGTCACAGAACTTCGGTTCTGCCACGACAGAAACACCAAGCCCGCTTTTTCTCCCTAAGAAGAATCCTCCCGTAATGACACCCCATTCTCCTAGTGATCCTGTACAGCCCCATTTTGAGAACCTCAGCTGGTTAGAGGTGAGCGCGAGGGTCCAGAGTCCCTACCACTcagatctctccctctcccagccCTCAGCATGTGAGGCGCCACCTTGGCCTCTTTCTGCATTTCCGAGGACGGACGGTGGCTCCCTTTGGCCCGAGGGCAGGCGAGGCGAGTGCACCTTACCTAATGGTGATGATCTGCCCGACATCAAGGTCATACTCGTTGACTTGGGCGATGAAGATGGCGGCCACCGCCTCATAGAGGGCCGTCCCGTCCATGTTGATGGTGGCCCCCACAGGGAGGACAAAGCGGGCGATCCGTCGGTCGATCCCATTGTTCTCCAGAAGACACTTGAGGGTGATGGGCAGCGTGGCTGAGCTgcgaaatgagagagagaaaagccacGCTCGTTAACAGAAAGAGAGGGCCTCGGGGCAGCTGAGGAGCTGCAGGCCAGGAGGAGGCCTGGCCAGCCAAAGGGGTTCTTTCAACAGGGCAGGAACGGCAGCACGACCCCAAGGCCCAACTACCCTCTCGGCCGGCCTACCTGGACGACGTTGCCAGGGCAATGAGCAAGGCCTGGAGGATGCCCCGGATGAAGGAGAAGGGATTCTTCTTGGTAATGAGCCCaaagaagaggggaaggaagcaAAGGCTGTGGATGGCCAGGCCGATGACGACGGTCAAGGCGTAGAGGCCCAGCTTCTTCCCAATCACTTCGGGGTCCTCCATCTCCAAGATCTTGCCGGCGATCAAGAAGATGATGCCGAAGGGGAAGTACCTGCCGAGCGCCGGAGGAGAGTGAGCAACCAGCAGAGCAGGCGACCCAGCACGGCGCGAGAGGCAGAGGTCGTTTGTGGAACCAACGGCGGGGAGAACAGAAAGGGCCGGGCCCGCTTTCCAGCAGGGAAACAGGAGGCATCAGTCCGGGGGAGCCAAAGTGGCCTTCTGAGCCATCGGGCTTTACTGTGACACTCCCGAGGGTTTCGCCCCGAGGTGGCAGGAACTGGCTTCCCGGTATGGTCGGCCCGAGAGTTCAGCCGGGGCGTTGCTCCGGGGCGGGGGGCGCGAGACTCACCAGACGGCCATGGAGACAATTTTCATCACAGCCTCGTTCAGGCACTGGCAGACATTGACCAGCGGGGCTCCGCGTTCACCCATCTTTCCCAAAAGGAAACCTGCCGTCCGAAACATGGACTGGTTAGTGGCCACGGAGGGACACTCCCCCTCGTGCTTGCCTGCGAACGCTTTGCGGAATTCATGGACACGATGCCAGCAGAGCTGCTGGCCAGCCCCTCGGATCTGAGCGAAGGCTAACCTATCTGGGGGGAGACCACACCCTAAAGGCCCCGCTCCCTGGGCAAAGCAAGGACACGTCCTCCGCAGGAGGTTTCTCACCTACCGATCGTGGCGGAGAAGATCACAATCCCCAAGACATTCATCTCGTTGTTGCTGCCAGGGAGGGTGCGGTAAGTCATATCCGGTGACGGCGTGATCTCCAGCAGCACCGGCCGCTGGACCTCGGGGTTCTCAGCATCCGGCACAAAGTAGATCAGGTTCAGGGACTTCCTGGGCAGGGCCGAGAGGCCCGAGGTCTTCACAACAGGAACGAGGACAGTGCGGTACTAGAAGCAGGGCAGAAGTGGAGGGGGTGGCTGTCAAAGGAGGCTGGTGGACCCACCACCCTaaaccccctccccacagctgtacACAATGCAGAGGGAGAAATGCAGCCTCTGCAGaccacagctcccaaaatccacaaccagcatggccatggggattctgggcactggAGCCTTAAAAATATAACCAAGAAAAAACAGGTTGCAGGACCAGCTGCCGTCTCGCCCAGATCATGAGATGGCAGAACTGGGAGCCACCACCCCaccgaggtgtgtgtgtgtattcctatATTTGGGGTGCTCACCTGCTGGAACGAGGCCTCTATGAGGTTGGATGGGAACATATTTCTGTGGGAGGGAAAAAGGAAACTTGAGAGGCCTTCAAGAAAGGAAACGAGGGCACAGAGGAGAAATGGGTAAAGAAACTGTTCGGACTGAGGAGGAAGTGGGGCCGATCCGTTACCTGATGAGATCAAGCAGAGCGTCCGCAGAACTAAGCACCACTTTGCTGACGGTGTACTCCTCTTTCTGGGCAGCCACCCCAGGGTGGATGGTGAGCACGAGGATGATGCCAGTGGTCACCGCCAGGAAAGTGGTCCAGAGGTAGTAGGTGATGGTGATGAGGCCCATCTTTCCACAGACGCGGGAGTCCATGGTGGCCAAACCGGACATTAGGCTGGAAGGACAGAGAGCGGGAGGATGAATAGGAACCCACAGGgtgatgtagctgcaaaaaaaggccCGTGAGATTTTTaggctgcatgaacagaagtcgagtctccaaatcccatgagggaCTAGTCCCCCTCTACTCAGCACTGGTCAGGCCTTGTCTCGAGTCCTgtgttccagttctggacaccacactttaagaataatgccaacaaactggaacaagttcagaggagggcaacgaggatgctcaaggggttggaaaccaagccctataaggaggaaagacagaaagaactgagcttgtttagccttgagaaaagaagacagaggggagagaggagagcacttttcaaagacttgaaaggcggtcctacagaggagaggggcaggatctgtcctccatgcTCCccgtcatcatgggctcaagggacaggaagccagatttcagctgaatatcatagaaaaacatcctaactttTAGAGTGGCACAACAACGGGACCCATGAGctcgggagggagggagcgctccgacactggaggccTTTGAGAGAAAGctagacaaccacctggaagaTCTGCTTGGACgtgggatccctgccttgagcagggggttggactcaatggccttagaggggCCCCCCTTCCAATGTTATTACTGTCTGATATGAGAGGACGAACCCTCTGGCACAGAGACCATGACTGGCTGAGCCCTGGATCCGAGCGATGGGATGGGCCTGCCAAGGTTGTCAGCCAAAGAAAGCTTTGTCCATATGGACtgttgccctttaaaaaaaaacaaataaatggttCCTTTGCTATGAAATCAGCCCTCTGTTCAATCTCTCACTTAATCCACCAAGATTTATCcaggaaagaaaataaagggaTTCAGGTTTTCAGTTCCAGAgttgggaaaaaatattttgggaggATTGAGTCCACCACTTTACCCAAAGTCAGTCTTGAAACATCTTTGCTTTTACTTGTATTTAACCTGTTCATTTTCAAGTAgttggttttttgggttttttaaaaatctggacaGTTCTTTAATTCTAATTCTGTCATTGAGAATACCTTCTCAGGATTAACAGTTTTTAAATTGTGAGCTATCCTCCACACGTGTAATTCCACCTCAAAACTTCCAGTGGAGCAAAGCAGATaacatgggaaaaaaattaagaaaggaaTTGGCCAAAGCGTTGAAAAgggtctctctcttctcttcctcgcCTGTCAGGCCTTCCTCCTTTTAAaccgcttcttcttcttcttcctcctgacATTATGATCCCCGGAGCACACCCTCAAGACACTGGCAGGGCTAAACAGGGCGGGAGTCAGCTTTGGAAGCTCAAGATCCATGACGTGGATGATCCTTTGCAAGACGGGTAATCTGCTGTTGCCTCTTGTGAGGCCTAAGCTCCCATGGAATGCTCGGCGCCATGTGATTGATCTCATTAAGGAGAAAACGAGCAGAGTGGTcaacaagcagagagagagagagagagagagagagagagagagagagagagagagagagagaggactcgCGTGGGGACACGTTCCTCGCAGCTGACCAAGCGAGCAATACCCCTGGGAGTGAAACCAAATTTGATGGCCAGGTTCAGTCGCCTGGGTCAGACCTTGCTTAAAAGGAGAGTGGAAAAGCACTCCTCGGATCTTGGAAAACTGACTTTTCCTGCACTCGAGGTGCCCCGATTCCCAGTTGGGGCAACTTTGGTCACACCTCCAGATTCTGAGAGTGCCAATaaaacagagacagacagagaaggagacagacagacagacagataggacTTTCCCGCGCACTGTTCTGAGCTTGAAGACGGaggcctgaaaggttcaggttcagctccttccttccttccttcctccctccctttctttcttaaattgaCATGCCACTCCAGTAGGGCACACACCATGCTAGGCAGTTTGCagcaaaacccaaacaaacaccatcaagttaaaataaagacccataatcatagaaaagtgaagccagagggggcctacaaggccgtCAAGTCAAACTGATGACATAAACTCAAGATGTGTAAATAAGATTTGTAATTATAACTTAAATTATAACTTCTCCTTACATAAGCATGTTTACTCTTATATTTTTAGAAAGGGAAGAACGAAAGCACTACAGAGGCCCAGCTGAGACCCACAAGTCTCCCTCCGTGGCATTCAGGGCGGCTTTTTACCCTAAACCCACCTTTCTATCTTTCTCAAAACAATGTCTACACCTCAACCACTCCCCGAGTCAGCAGCTAAATTATTGCCCGTCAGGGTCCTCGGTGGCTGTCATACTTCTTATTGTCCGTGACTCCTTATTTTACATTTAAAGTCCACAAACTGACTGGATTTACGTTTCTGTTTAGATCCATATGTGTACCTTAAATTTCAATACATGCAAGTTTGATTAGAGGTTTAATTCAATTTCTTTTATCCTGCATATTGTATTGTGCTGGTTTCATATTGTGTATGGGTGCCGTGTAATCCACTGAACTGAGACGTAAGCTCACAGCTCCAAGATAAATAAAGATCTTTAAACTGGCCTGTTGAGGAGAGCAACTGCGCCGACCCACATGAGAGCGGAGGGAGAAGAGCTGAACGGGGGCCTCCCCAAGAGAGCCCACTTTTCCATGTCCATTGAAGAGCTCAGCCCCACTGCCAAACATTTGCCCAGTCCTCCCAGCTTCCCTCCTCTCTTACCTGGAGGTGATAAGGGGCAGGATCAGCATCTTCAACATCCGCATCAGAAGCTCTCCAGGGAAAGAGAAATACTGCTTCTCCTATAGGGTGAAAATAAAAGCCACCCAGTTAGTCCCAAAATGGGAACACTGAAATGTATGTTATTTATGGGTTCCATTTCTATACTGTCCACTGGACGGAGAATCACGGCAAGCAGTTTACGACAGTGATAATAACAGAAAACAATGCTAACGCCATTCGAGGGGAAATTGAAATTAAATGAATGTTGCATTTCAAAGGGCACTTTTGAGGCCTATGCTGGAACGGAACAGGTAAATCTGGGGAACAGGTAAAAACTGAGCCAGATTTGAGGGCTTTGGAACGTCCATCTAGGAGTTCTGGTTTCgcattacagctcccagaaatccttaaAATTCTAAggagctcccagaaacccttagAATTTTAAGAGTTATAAACGCATGATTTTTCTCAAGTTCTGTTCTAAGGAAATCAGGCCTGATATTGAAATAAAATTGCCACCCGCTACGAAAACACCTTTGACAGTTGCCCGAGACCTCCAACCATTGACTATCTCCATTCTAATCTAATGTGTTCATTTACTTATTGCTCCTTTCATCTCATGGAGAGAGGAGAAacccccttttttaaataaaccatttTGATAACTTCTGTGAAGTTCTTTGTAGGTTGTATTAAGGaacggggggaggggaggtctggCCAGTTTTGCTCAGCATCTCCTGTGAAACCAACAGGAATAATCCCGGAGGGTCAAGGGTGAAGTTGACAGGGAGAAAATCAGATCAGCCTCGTCAATTCTCTTTCGTCCCCTTCAAAAAAGGAAGCATTAGGTGGGCTAGCAAaaaatttaacacacacacaagagcagAAACCCCCCCTCTACCTCTGATCAGGCTGCAGTGGAGAAAACCatgcttctctcctccacccctctGGCAACTATGTTAGGGGTGGATGGAGGCCCTGGAAgtcaaggaagagaaagagactgGATTGCCAGGAAGGCAAGGGATCGGAGCCCATTTTCTTAGAAGGCCACCACCTCCCTGCAGTTAAGTAACCTGCTTAAGTGCTGAACTCCCGGCTGTGAGGCTGCCaagcgtccccccccccctcaatcgCTGCCCGCCTGCCACGGCCGAAGCACCTTCTCTAAACCCTGACAGAGATGACACGGGGACGAAAGAGCAGCTGACGTGGCCCCAGGAAAAGAGCCTGTCTCGTAGCAACCTGGCCTCATTTCTCAGACGGGCCCAGCCTCTGAATTAAGCCCCACGAGTCCTGCCCGAAGGTCCCACGGGTTTGTTCCGAGGGGCGACAAATCCCTCCACCGGTCTCGGGAGGTGGCCCAGAGGGAAATAACCATATCCACCCGGATCCCAAGACCCATGCCTTGGAAAGAAGCCcccctcacatacacacacagactctCCACTGGCTCAAAAGAGGACTCCCTTCCCAGTAAACTTACTACGGCtgagaggctttttaaaaaaagaattcagaaTGATGCATAGTTGCTGGAAGGTCGGCCTGTCAGCCACCGCAGGGGTTGCAGCAGCTATAGCATGAACCAAGTGGGGTGGGTTGTTTGTGGCCCTATAGCTATAGCTTCCAGGACCCCTCGTGGCTGGTCACTCTGGCTAAGAGCCGAAGGGAGCAGGCCCTCCTTgctaacttggggggggggcagtggtgtCCACAAACGGCTCACCCTGCAGGGTGTCATTTTTTCTTGCACCTCCTGCTTTTCATTTCCCACTGGCTTTTGGGTTTATTGTTCTTAGCCCATAGTGGGGAAGGTAGAGGTCTTTCTAATGACTGCCCCACTCTTTGGGGGTTTCTGTGGGGCAGGGTGGGGATGCAGCCAGTGGCTGGAAGCGGCATGAAGGCCCACAGGGTCCCCTCTGGCTACATTTCAGCCATTCCTGAGTCTCTACCGGTGCCTTTCCTCTTGTAGGCAAGGAGTAAACCCCACAAACCGAAAGCACTAGCAAATAAAATTTATCCTAATTTTAACTACAATGGGGTAAAATCTAAGCcaacaaaatatccccccccccaaaaaaagctttaGAAACTGAGGACCAGCTGCCAGCTTTGGCCCCCAGAAAGGACCTTACCGCATCAGGTGCCACGGGGGTCACTTACCAGGTCCGACAGCGCAAGTCTCCGGAGGAGAAAGCCCACGAGGCACCCTGTCACCACAGAGAGTAAGGAGAGGGTCAGGAGACCATTTTTGGTCCAGAAGCCTCGGATGGCCTTCTGGATGCCGGCGACGGTGATGGAGAAAGGGGCGAGGAGGACTTTCTTCAACCGTTCCCACATGGTGGTCCCCCACACTTTAGGGTTTCCTCACCAGGATCCGTCCTGAGCCGGAGAGGGCGGCGGAGGCGGCCAGGCCACGCTCCATGGGCCCACACGGCATCCTCAAGTCTCCTTCTATCCGATAGCAATCATCCCGGTGGCTTGAATCAAAAGGGGAATtcgaaaaaagggaaggagaaagccaGCGAGGCTTCCCTTGCTGGTTCTGGTTGGTAATCCACCCGGGGAGGATCACGTCAGGGCAGGGCGGCTGCCTGAGCCTCTTCTGGCTTAATGGAAAGTGACATGATGGGCGAAGAAGCCGTAATCCCAGCCTCACGGGCGGAAAAAGGCAAAGAGGAGGGGAGCGGCCTGTGAAAACGTGAGGCTTAAACTTCACCAGTTGGCCGGGCGAGGCTGTCAAGGGACGGCTGGCCCACCGCAGCAGCTTGATAGATAGAAGGGTAGATATggcctctgtgcatgctcagaggcagcctcTGGAAAGGCTTCAGATTCCCTGGGGCTGGCTCTAAAAAGAAGACATTTGAAGGAGAAGACGCAGCCTCGACTGCAGGCTTGGAAAAAGCGCCTCTCCGTCTTGGGCAAGACGGCTTTTAATTCAGGCAACCTCCTCCTGAATTCCAGGCGGGTGGAAAGGATCGGTACCGACTTCTGAAACAAAAAGGGGTGAACGCGGTGGAGGCCGTTGTGATTTTCACATGATTAGGTTCTAGGGAGAGATGAAAAAAGTGGCTTTGAAGAGTTAtgctttgggggggagggaagaaaggtctgttgctttcttttccagtgtgggtggcatataaggaaaaaaaaataatcttataGAATCAGTAACCTGTTTGCATACATTTAGAAGGGACTATAAAGATCTCTATGAAATCATTTCTACAGTATACCACTCCAAATGTTAGCTGCTTTAGGCTCTTGTTATAGCGTCtaataaatcataataaaatCACCAAGCAGTTTATACTGAAATTGATATGTAATCGCATTTGAAAAATATGATTTCAGTAGTATAGatgaacaataacaaaaatgtattttattttttattcttcagcttttaggagtctctctctctatatgtgtgtgtgtgtattatatttttataaaaatataaaagagatgtaaaaaaaaaaagtttttaaaggcaaaaatctAAAATGCGCCCAGGTCAATGAAACCCtggagcgcgggggggggagaacacaatGGAAAAGGAACATCAAAGGGAAAATAGGAAGTCCCACCGGTGCAGCACAAGCGCATGTGGCTTCCGGCGAGGGGGCGTGGCTTCCGGCGAGGGGGCGTGGCCGGGCGCTGCGGACTGGCACTTAGGGCGCGGCGCAGGCGCATCGCGGTTCCGCGGCCAAGATGGCGGCGGCTGAGGCGAGCGAGGCTTCGGCCGTGGAGGAAGCCGAGGCTCCGGTCACGACGACGGCGGCCTCCACCACGCCGGCGGaagcagtggcggcggcggccccgTCCTCCTCCTTGGCCCGGCCGGCGAAGCTGCCCTTGGCGCGGGTGAAGGCGCTGGTCAAGGCCGACCCGGACGTCACGCTGGCCAGCCAGGAGGCCGTCTTCGTCTTGGCGCGCGCCGCGGTGAGGGGCGGGGAGGAAGCGCTTGCGCCTGCGCGAGGGCCGAGGCGCGAGGCTGACTTGGCCAATAGCAGGAAGGAGCTGatagaagggaaaagagagagagtgggagGGAAGCCCGCCTTTGGCCAATCAGGGAGCTCGTTTGCTTTCGCCGGTTCgcgggggtttgtttgtttgggttttttctttttagaaaataaGCGGAGATTGGCGGGAGGGCGCGGCCGAGCCAATCAAAAGGCAGCCTGGGTCTCTCTCCGGGGGGGGGCTAGAAGGGGGCGCGGCCACAGGAGATTTCCCCCTTTCTGCCTCTAGAGGGCGCTCGTTCCCTTATGAGGGAAAGTCCCAACACCCCACtcgcttggaaaagttacttttttatccCCAGGACTACAAATTTATTCCTTATATCGTAAAATAACCATGGTAACAATAACTCTTACAAACACTGTTTAACAGTTTTATCCAGTAAGGAGGCCTGGGGCTGGGGGGATCATGGGACTTGtggtccccccctttttttaaaagttactttccctACTTCTGGCTAGCGGTCCAATGCACAGAGAGAGTGAGGTCAGCcctaaaagaaatacaaaaatctacatttaggGGCATTTATAAAATTAATTAGTTATAGTTAACATGGAATCCAATGGGAAGGCACAAGTGTTGGTCAAGCTTTGGGGCTTATACAGAACTCCTCGGCAGAAAGAGAGGGCCTTACCAGTGCAGTGGTTGGAGTATTAAACGGGGTGGGGGGTTTGGAAATCGAAGCTTGgcccccgcctgccccccccctcacagggttgttggtTCGTGATGAGGAAAGCCCAGGACGCTGCCCTGGGGCTAAATATTGCAAAGGTGAGtgttaaaaaaaagtcagcaCAGAAATGGGATAAAAAGTTACAAACACTAGGAAAAGAGGAACGCCTAATGTGAGATGGTTCAGCTTGGTCAGGAAGCCATGTAAGAGCGGAGCAGGTCTGTTAACCAAAGGACCTCCTGGAAGCGGTTAATGCGATGCAACAGCACAACAAAAAACCTGGACAATGGGGGTTGTTGGTAAGCCGTTTTCTCCCCACCTGCACCATAGttgctgactctctctctctctctgcaggagCTGTTTGTGGAGACCATTGCCAAGGATGCCTTCATCTACGCCCAGCGGGGGAAAAGGAAGACCCTCCAGAGGAAGGACCTGGGtacgggccggggggggggctggcatggAGGAGGGCGCCTCGCTCAGAGGGAGGGGGGCTGCTTTGGAGCTCCTCGGAAAAATGGGCTTTTgccgactacaactcccagcggCCCCTAGCCAAATTCAGGGACTTGGGGTCCAAAACCCATCATGCTCCCAAGCTCTGCTTCCTCCAGCCCCAAAAGATGAcagacttattttatttatttatttgatttatatcccggccatctggtctggtcgaccactctgggcggcttccaataagatgcttaaaaaaaaaaaagatgctactCTGACAGTCCTGGAAACAGATTACGGGTTTTTGTGAGCCCCCTTCATCCAAATAAATGGtataatacatgtaattatttttgtttttccttctcggGGGGCCTGCTGTTCCTGCGGCAGACAATGCCATTGAAGCCACGGATGAGTTTGCATTCCTCGAAGGTGAGCTtgggttcttttctctctctctctctctctctctctctgcgtttGTCTCATTTCCCCCATCTTGTTGGAAACAACAAACCATTTCTCCTGGTTAGTAAAACCGAGGCTTTGTTGTTAACAATGAAGCTCTGTGTTCTTTGGGAGACTCCAGCGAAGTAGAAGTGGTGCAGAAAATGGCACACCTTTTTCCAtgaacatttttgctttttttttttttttttttttggtggaattttCGTGGTCTGGCTCTTGGCTATAGCGCGGGAAAATAAATATTAAGTAACGGTGGCTTGGCTCCAATAAGATGTGATTGTGGGTCTCAGTCTGATTTTACCCTGCTGAATCTCTCCAAATTCTTTAACAATGATTTTAGGTTGTTTTCTTGTCTCAGATCTCTAAATGTAAGTAAGAATCTACATATTTTAATAACAGACAGTAGAACTAGCTCCCTTTATAATCTTTCTGCCTGATAGGCTTGATTTAAATGGGGcagggaacatttttttaaaatgcagaaacacTCTGGAATAATAGCGGAAAGCGATACAGTCCTTTTGGGGAAACTCCTGTCCATTTCATTCGGAATCGTATGGGGATCTAGGCATAAAATAAACCATTAAATTAACAGCCAATATTTGGTTCAAAAATTGTTCATATTTCTCTCTTCTGACTGtctaaatatttctctttttttctggtgggGTTTAGGTACTCTCGATTGAAACAAGGGACAAGAAGAtacctggaaggaaggaaggaaggaacaggccAAGAAAAGCCTCCGAAGAAACAGGGGCACAAGTTGACGTCTCTGTAGGGGAGATGATGGACTTCCCGGAGCTGCTCATATTTCAAACAGGACTGAAATGTGGAGTGCAGGCCCGGAATTATTCTGTATATACCATTCAccacaatgtgttttttaaatacaatttgCAAGCTGGTAGTTCTTGACTCTATAAATACATACaccaatatatttctttttatctgtGTTCTCATGCACTTTGACATCTGTCTGTGCCTGCC includes the following:
- the LOC110072493 gene encoding excitatory amino acid transporter 5, coding for MWERLKKVLLAPFSITVAGIQKAIRGFWTKNGLLTLSLLSVVTGCLVGFLLRRLALSDLEKQYFSFPGELLMRMLKMLILPLITSSLMSGLATMDSRVCGKMGLITITYYLWTTFLAVTTGIILVLTIHPGVAAQKEEYTVSKVVLSSADALLDLIRNMFPSNLIEASFQQYRTVLVPVVKTSGLSALPRKSLNLIYFVPDAENPEVQRPVLLEITPSPDMTYRTLPGSNNEMNVLGIVIFSATIGFLLGKMGERGAPLVNVCQCLNEAVMKIVSMAVWYFPFGIIFLIAGKILEMEDPEVIGKKLGLYALTVVIGLAIHSLCFLPLFFGLITKKNPFSFIRGILQALLIALATSSSSATLPITLKCLLENNGIDRRIARFVLPVGATINMDGTALYEAVAAIFIAQVNEYDLDVGQIITISITATAASIGAAGIPQSGLVTMVIVLTSVGLPTEDITLIIAIDWALDRLRTMTNVLGDALAAGIIAHICRKDFAPKPPKEPKNHSGKPASCSKNHVVEVIGEVLPDGASFNICQV
- the POLE4 gene encoding DNA polymerase epsilon subunit 4; amino-acid sequence: MAAAEASEASAVEEAEAPVTTTAASTTPAEAVAAAAPSSSLARPAKLPLARVKALVKADPDVTLASQEAVFVLARAAELFVETIAKDAFIYAQRGKRKTLQRKDLDNAIEATDEFAFLEGTLD